CAACCCTGAAAGCCATTGGGGACCGAAGCCGAGGGCTGGCCGGCAGATAAAGAGCAAGAACGCATCCTTGTTCTTAGGGCCAGACCGAGTCAATCGTCTCAAGGTGCTGGACAACCCAGATGAGCCTGAGACGGGTGTTGATCCGAAGGAGAAGAGACGGTTCCTCAGCTCGATAAAAGAATACACCACCAGCGCAGAGGCCTGAAATTTTCTCACTCCATGGTGctgttttattttgttcttgtaaACGTTTTGCTCTAGAGTTAAGATTTTGTAAATACTTTTAAGCCTTTAAGGGTGACTTTCATCATGGATGCGTCTTCGCGTAGCCCGCACCCCTTTGCTTTTGTCACAAGGCCAGCGTGTTCTGCATGGGGGTCTGTTGGCTAAGGTGTTCCTCCGCACTTGTCCTTTCAAGGCACCCCTCATATTTCCAAATTGACTTCTCTACAGTTTCCGATGGGCTTAGTGGCGCCGATACTTGCTTGACCTCAGTGGGCTCTCTGATTCGTACCAAATACAATCTTCATATAGCCTCCTCACGGCGCCCAGGCCCTATCGGAGGTGGGCTCAGCTATGAAGGGGGTTGGCTCATCTCCACACAGTGGAGATTTTCTGGAGGAAAGAAATAAGCACATGCAATCGGGAAAGAGGAGCAGCATGGGAAAGTGGTTCCCGAAATTTTAGGTGCTTTAGCCTTTATACGAagccaaaaaatcaaaatcagttTTGTAGTCAAGTGtgcagagagaaggagagaaatctgaaagaagaaaatggagggAAGTGCTGGAGGAAAAATAGGGATCACTCGAAGAGTTGGGGAATGGGAAGTTTCCATCCCTTTCAGATTGAATTTAAAAAGATATACATATGAAGCACATCTCTTAATTGGTCCTCCAAAAAAGGGACCTGTCTCAAACCGTTTCTGTTACTATCTCTTATATAAGAGAGCTTTCctgctctttcttcttcctactcattgctctctctctctctccctctctttcttcttccccaCCCACAAGAGCCTTTCTGTCTGGAACAGTTCGTGCCATTACCATCTAGGAGGCAAATGGCTTGCTGCTCTGTAAGCCAGGCTAGCCTTCTCGTCTGTGCCGCCCTGGTCATGCTCGGCTCAGGGAGCTTACCAGCTGGTGGCTTCCAGTTCCATGTCGGCGGCTCCAGAGGTTGGATCGAGCCCACTGGAAATGACACCGATGTGTACAACGATTGGGCGTCGGAGAACCGATTCCATGTCGGAGACTCAGTCTGTAAGttccatcttttcttcttctactttcTGGTTTTTAAGATGTTCCGATCAACTCTCTTGGTTCGTGCATGGTTTCGGAATCTGCCCACTGTCTCTGAGTAGATTTCGAGTACAAGAATGACTCTGTGCTGGTGGTGGACGGCGACGACTACGGGACGTGTGACGGGACGTACCCGATTTACAAGTTCAAGGACGGGCACACCACCTTCACCTTCGACCGCTTCGGCTTCTTCTACTTCATCAGCGGCAACCTCACCCACTGCCTCAACGGCCAGCGCCTCATCGTCCGCGTCATGCACATCCTTCCCTTCTCACCTGGCCCTCTGGGCGCTCCGGCCCCCCAGCCAGGC
Above is a window of Nymphaea colorata isolate Beijing-Zhang1983 chromosome 8, ASM883128v2, whole genome shotgun sequence DNA encoding:
- the LOC116259183 gene encoding early nodulin-like protein 2 produces the protein MACCSVSQASLLVCAALVMLGSGSLPAGGFQFHVGGSRGWIEPTGNDTDVYNDWASENRFHVGDSVYFEYKNDSVLVVDGDDYGTCDGTYPIYKFKDGHTTFTFDRFGFFYFISGNLTHCLNGQRLIVRVMHILPFSPGPLGAPAPQPGDGDQGGDPFSPAHSPPTSSSASPVTANVLVSPAAVVALAAAALVVSFSGLLL